The following are from one region of the Paenibacillus bovis genome:
- a CDS encoding ROK family protein — protein sequence MKITGDQALVKRINKSLVLDSIRQHAPLSRTSVSRLTGLNKATVSNLVQELIDDQLVLESGEGQSSGGRKPLMLEFNRTAGYAAGVELTVNELTIVLTDLEGEIIARQMMPLQDHQVSTTLELMQQMMTRLLTEVPASVHGLIGMGVGVPGMVDALGNVLFAPNLGWEGVPLRVELEQLFGLPVTIDNEANAGAIGELQFGAGRHVRNLVYVSVGMGIGSGIIIDGEPYKGARGYAGETGHMSVEAYGLPCSCGSRGCWELYASELAYDHALRDPLLDSTTAYWVQQAEWDEPEAIELFRRIGEYLGIGITNLVNSFNPEVVIIGGHMRQAQPWIAPHVQTVVSQRTLPYHRQKLVIQYSELGDQSAVIGAAYAAISQFLGRVRVSV from the coding sequence ATGAAAATTACTGGAGACCAGGCACTCGTCAAACGTATCAACAAGTCGCTCGTACTGGACAGCATCCGCCAGCATGCACCATTGTCCCGTACCAGCGTCTCCCGGCTCACCGGGCTGAACAAGGCAACCGTCTCCAATCTGGTGCAGGAACTGATCGATGATCAACTGGTGCTGGAATCCGGTGAAGGCCAGTCCAGCGGCGGTCGTAAGCCGCTCATGCTGGAATTCAACCGGACAGCCGGTTATGCTGCTGGTGTAGAGCTAACCGTCAATGAACTGACGATTGTACTAACCGATCTGGAAGGCGAGATTATCGCGCGGCAGATGATGCCGCTGCAGGATCACCAGGTATCCACGACACTGGAGCTGATGCAGCAGATGATGACCCGGTTGCTGACCGAGGTGCCTGCCTCTGTGCATGGACTAATCGGGATGGGCGTTGGTGTGCCTGGTATGGTCGATGCGCTTGGCAATGTGCTCTTCGCACCCAATCTGGGCTGGGAAGGTGTGCCGCTGCGCGTGGAGCTGGAGCAGCTGTTCGGACTGCCAGTTACGATTGATAATGAAGCCAATGCCGGCGCGATTGGCGAGCTGCAGTTCGGTGCGGGACGGCATGTACGCAATCTGGTCTATGTCAGTGTAGGTATGGGGATTGGCTCCGGTATTATTATTGACGGTGAGCCGTACAAGGGAGCTCGTGGTTATGCCGGGGAAACCGGTCATATGTCAGTCGAGGCGTACGGTCTGCCCTGCTCCTGCGGCAGCCGCGGCTGCTGGGAACTATATGCTTCGGAACTGGCTTATGATCATGCGCTTCGTGATCCGCTGCTCGACAGTACGACCGCTTACTGGGTACAGCAGGCAGAATGGGACGAACCGGAAGCCATCGAGCTGTTTCGGCGGATCGGAGAATATCTGGGGATCGGAATTACCAATCTGGTCAATAGCTTCAACCCGGAGGTGGTTATTATCGGCGGTCATATGCGTCAGGCGCAGCCGTGGATTGCACCGCATGTACAGACAGTTGTCTCCCAGCGTACCCTTCCCTATCACCGGCAAAAGCTGGTCATCCAGTATTCCGAGCTTGGCGATCAGTCTGCCGTAATCGGTGCCGCATATGCCGCTATTTCACAATTTCTGGGACGGGTGCGAGTATCCGTGTAG
- the trxB gene encoding thioredoxin-disulfide reductase translates to MYKSIIIGTGPAGLTAAIYLARANMSPLVIEGPQPGGQLTTTTEIENFPGFPEGIMGPELMDNMRKQAERFGAEFFTGWVNSVDMSERPFKLQVEGKGEIVTETLIISTGATAKYLGIPNEQDNIGRGVSTCATCDGFFFRNKEIIVVGGGDSALEEASFLTRFASKVTLVHRRDELRASKIMQDRARANEKIEWALNSTPVEVVAGDMGVTGLKVLNNATGEEEVIPAHGVFVAIGHHPNTGFLGGQITTDENGYIVTTPGTAETNIPGVFACGDVQDTKYRQAITAAGSGCMAAMDAEKYIEALEHAAVTL, encoded by the coding sequence ATGTACAAATCTATTATTATCGGTACTGGTCCTGCGGGACTGACAGCTGCGATCTACCTGGCTCGTGCCAACATGAGCCCACTCGTTATCGAAGGACCACAGCCTGGTGGACAGCTGACCACGACTACAGAGATCGAGAACTTCCCCGGTTTCCCGGAAGGTATTATGGGTCCTGAACTAATGGATAATATGCGCAAACAAGCCGAGCGCTTTGGCGCCGAATTCTTTACCGGCTGGGTAAACAGTGTAGACATGTCCGAACGTCCGTTCAAGCTGCAGGTCGAAGGCAAAGGCGAGATCGTTACCGAGACGCTGATCATTTCTACCGGTGCAACAGCCAAGTATCTGGGTATCCCGAACGAGCAGGACAATATCGGCCGCGGTGTAAGTACCTGTGCGACCTGTGACGGTTTCTTTTTCCGGAATAAAGAAATCATCGTTGTCGGCGGCGGAGACTCTGCGCTGGAAGAAGCCAGTTTCCTGACCCGTTTTGCTTCCAAAGTCACATTGGTTCACCGTCGTGACGAGCTGCGTGCTTCCAAAATCATGCAGGATCGCGCACGTGCCAACGAGAAAATCGAGTGGGCGTTGAATAGTACGCCGGTTGAAGTAGTAGCAGGTGATATGGGTGTGACCGGTCTGAAAGTGCTCAACAATGCAACAGGCGAGGAAGAAGTCATCCCGGCTCACGGCGTATTCGTAGCGATCGGTCACCATCCGAACACCGGCTTCCTCGGCGGACAGATCACTACGGACGAGAACGGTTATATCGTGACTACACCGGGCACTGCCGAGACCAATATCCCTGGCGTATTCGCTTGTGGTGACGTGCAGGATACCAAGTATCGCCAGGCCATCACTGCTGCAGGCAGCGGATGTATGGCAGCGATGGATGCAGAGAAATATATCGAAGCACTGGAGCATGCCGCAGTCACTCTGTAA
- a CDS encoding SDR family NAD(P)-dependent oxidoreductase, with translation MTQSPQDHRKVALVTGAAIGIGRGIAKVLAQKGYRLALTYHSDEEDMETVAQELAHIYGADPFTIQSDLTRQDEVESTIRQAVEHFGRLDLLVNNSGGGTMKPLIELDREQMNQMIDLDYRAPILATRYAAQAMIERNIQGNIIYITSSRGERAYPGDSIYGGMKAALIRSCASIALELAPHGIRVNCIAPGATVNRLEQDPLKEPLGKKIPLGRMGTPADIGEAIAWIASDEASYITGINLRVDGGLILPGMPEDVSEEAGYGWGKVYD, from the coding sequence ATGACGCAATCACCACAGGATCATCGTAAAGTCGCATTGGTCACCGGAGCAGCGATCGGAATCGGAAGAGGAATTGCCAAAGTACTGGCCCAAAAAGGCTATCGACTCGCTCTAACCTATCATTCGGACGAAGAGGATATGGAGACTGTAGCCCAGGAGCTGGCCCATATTTACGGAGCAGATCCCTTTACCATTCAAAGCGATCTGACCCGGCAGGATGAAGTGGAATCGACCATTCGCCAGGCGGTAGAGCATTTTGGCCGACTGGATCTGCTGGTCAACAATTCCGGCGGAGGCACGATGAAGCCACTGATCGAGCTTGACAGAGAGCAGATGAACCAGATGATCGATCTGGATTATCGCGCACCGATTCTGGCTACACGCTATGCCGCACAGGCGATGATCGAGCGCAATATCCAGGGGAATATCATCTATATTACTTCCTCCCGCGGCGAGCGAGCTTATCCGGGTGACAGTATCTATGGCGGTATGAAGGCTGCACTGATCCGCTCCTGCGCTTCGATTGCATTGGAGCTGGCGCCGCATGGCATACGTGTCAATTGTATTGCACCGGGAGCTACAGTCAATCGTCTGGAACAGGACCCACTCAAGGAACCACTCGGCAAAAAGATTCCGCTCGGGCGTATGGGCACACCGGCAGATATCGGAGAAGCGATCGCCTGGATCGCTTCCGACGAAGCTTCTTATATTACAGGTATCAATCTACGCGTGGATGGCGGACTGATTCTGCCAGGCATGCCGGAGGATGTGTCGGAAGAAGCGGGTTATGGCTGGGGTAAAGTCTACGATTAA
- a CDS encoding sugar phosphate isomerase/epimerase family protein: MRQAVLSHLYGKQPVADLAARVAQGGFTGVQLALAKAISDVDTSTGKLSPGLGHMIAEQFERQGIRISVLGCYIDPVHPDPAIRRQEINRFKEHLRYARDFGCSMVATETGSLTTYQQGYPDSYQEVGWNTLRDTVSELAEEAEKWGVHIAIEPVAVHTLHTAELMERLIEEVPSPTVGMLFDPCNMMKTEFVADQQAFLRGVFEKLADRIILIHAKDIRFTEDGIKQECLAGTGILDYPYFFELLQQYKPHIDISLEGVTKEQLPEASLYMRRIWQETLDKRQASVTG; this comes from the coding sequence TTGAGACAGGCAGTATTATCTCATCTATACGGCAAGCAGCCCGTCGCCGATCTGGCTGCCAGAGTCGCACAGGGTGGATTTACCGGTGTGCAGCTGGCTCTGGCCAAAGCGATCTCGGACGTGGATACATCAACCGGCAAATTAAGTCCGGGACTCGGTCATATGATCGCCGAGCAGTTTGAGCGGCAGGGGATACGTATTTCGGTGCTGGGCTGTTATATTGATCCGGTACATCCGGACCCGGCTATCCGGCGCCAGGAGATTAACCGGTTCAAGGAGCATCTGCGTTATGCCCGCGATTTTGGCTGCAGTATGGTAGCGACAGAGACCGGCTCTCTCACTACGTATCAGCAGGGTTATCCGGACAGCTATCAGGAAGTCGGCTGGAATACCCTGCGGGATACCGTATCCGAGCTCGCGGAAGAAGCGGAAAAATGGGGCGTACATATAGCGATCGAGCCCGTAGCGGTCCATACGCTGCATACCGCCGAGCTGATGGAGCGGCTGATCGAGGAAGTACCTTCGCCTACCGTCGGTATGCTGTTTGACCCCTGCAATATGATGAAGACCGAATTTGTAGCCGATCAGCAGGCTTTTCTGCGCGGTGTATTCGAGAAACTGGCCGACCGGATTATTCTGATCCATGCCAAGGATATCCGATTTACCGAGGATGGTATCAAGCAGGAATGCCTGGCAGGCACCGGTATACTGGATTACCCGTACTTTTTTGAATTGCTGCAGCAGTACAAGCCGCATATCGATATCTCACTGGAAGGCGTAACCAAAGAACAGCTACCGGAGGCTTCCCTCTATATGCGCCGCATCTGGCAGGAGACGCTGGACAAGCGTCAGGCATCGGTTACGGGATAA
- the kduD gene encoding 2-dehydro-3-deoxy-D-gluconate 5-dehydrogenase KduD, which yields MKAFDLSGKVALVTGASGGLGQGMALGLAEAGADIVCVSYSSSDDTVRKVRDLGREAHSIEADLSQHDRLEDVVKQALAFKGHIDILVNNAGIIRRTPAVDHAWKDFADVIDINLETVFYLSQLVGRHMIERGSGKIISVASMLSYQGGINVPGYTASKHGVAGITKALANEWASKGIQINAIAPGYMMTDNTAPIVADQARFDAITERIPAGRWGKAEDMQGPVVFLASEASDYLNGHILCVDGGWMAR from the coding sequence ATGAAAGCATTTGATTTGAGCGGCAAGGTAGCACTGGTAACCGGCGCGAGCGGAGGACTGGGACAGGGCATGGCTCTGGGACTTGCGGAAGCAGGCGCGGATATCGTCTGTGTCTCCTACTCTAGCAGCGACGATACAGTTAGAAAAGTCCGGGATCTGGGCAGAGAAGCGCATTCGATCGAAGCGGATTTGAGCCAGCATGATCGGCTGGAAGATGTAGTGAAGCAGGCTCTGGCCTTCAAGGGACATATTGATATTCTGGTCAACAATGCAGGGATTATCCGCCGTACACCGGCTGTCGATCATGCATGGAAAGACTTTGCCGATGTCATTGATATCAATCTGGAGACGGTATTCTATCTGTCCCAGCTCGTAGGTCGTCATATGATCGAGCGCGGCAGCGGCAAAATTATCAGTGTGGCTTCGATGCTGTCTTATCAGGGCGGAATTAATGTGCCGGGATATACTGCGAGCAAGCACGGGGTAGCCGGGATCACCAAGGCGCTCGCCAATGAATGGGCATCCAAAGGCATCCAGATCAACGCGATTGCTCCCGGCTATATGATGACGGATAATACCGCTCCAATCGTGGCTGATCAGGCACGGTTCGATGCGATTACCGAACGTATTCCGGCAGGACGCTGGGGTAAGGCAGAAGACATGCAGGGTCCGGTCGTCTTCCTGGCTTCCGAAGCTTCGGATTATCTGAATGGACATATTTTATGTGTAGACGGCGGATGGATGGCACGTTAA
- a CDS encoding DeoR/GlpR family DNA-binding transcription regulator: MSALKRHERIMEILIASQEITVGELSDTLHVTGKTIREDLAKLEEMGLLVRVHGGAVLAQNDQYGILSGQGVNTKHMPEKAEIAERALHYIQPNDIIALDGGSTTLEIARRLPAIPLTVVTNDLFILSELAKREQIRLVVPGGERNRNMLVSSQAIEYVRGLNIHKAFVSSTALHPEFGLSIYTGDLVPFKKALVETAQHVYGVIDHQKFGQFALWTFAGCQELDRIITDSGLSIEQAEQFRQAGISLDQADALS, encoded by the coding sequence ATGAGCGCACTCAAACGGCATGAACGAATTATGGAAATATTGATCGCCAGCCAGGAGATTACGGTAGGCGAACTTAGCGATACACTCCATGTAACCGGCAAAACGATCCGTGAGGATCTGGCCAAACTGGAAGAAATGGGCCTGCTGGTCCGTGTACATGGAGGTGCTGTACTGGCTCAAAATGATCAGTATGGTATCCTGTCCGGGCAGGGCGTAAATACCAAGCATATGCCGGAAAAAGCGGAGATCGCCGAGCGGGCGCTGCATTATATTCAGCCCAATGATATTATCGCGCTGGACGGAGGCAGCACTACGCTGGAGATCGCCCGCAGACTGCCGGCAATCCCGCTAACGGTGGTAACGAATGATCTGTTTATTCTCAGTGAGCTGGCTAAAAGGGAGCAGATCCGCCTGGTTGTTCCCGGCGGCGAACGCAACCGCAATATGCTGGTCAGCAGCCAGGCGATTGAATATGTACGGGGGCTGAATATTCACAAAGCCTTTGTTTCTTCCACCGCGCTACATCCGGAATTTGGCTTATCGATCTATACCGGCGATCTGGTTCCTTTCAAAAAAGCGCTGGTCGAGACCGCCCAACATGTGTACGGCGTGATCGACCATCAGAAATTCGGACAGTTTGCACTCTGGACGTTTGCAGGTTGTCAGGAACTGGATCGTATTATTACAGACAGCGGATTATCCATAGAGCAGGCGGAGCAGTTCCGTCAGGCCGGTATCTCGCTGGATCAGGCAGATGCACTATCATGA
- the kduI gene encoding 5-dehydro-4-deoxy-D-glucuronate isomerase, with the protein MENRYVSHPNDVKTFDTARLREEFLIESLFATDELVTVYSHVDRYIVGSAVPASREIKLEVNLKDIGTDFFLERREIGIINIGAAGTVTADGEKYEIGAFECLYVSLGTKEVSFASGGSEPAKFYFVSTPAHKAYPTTKATKEDATPSHLGDIKTSNERTIYKYIHQGGIQSCQLVMGITELAPGNMWNTMPSHTHNRRSEVYLYFNLPEDAVVFHFMGEPQETKHLVMRDGQVAISPSWSIHSGVGTSNYTFCWAMAGENQTFDDMDAVAMKDLK; encoded by the coding sequence ATGGAAAACCGTTATGTATCCCACCCGAATGATGTAAAAACATTTGATACTGCCCGTCTGCGCGAAGAGTTTCTGATTGAGAGCCTGTTTGCTACAGATGAACTTGTAACCGTTTACAGCCATGTGGATCGTTATATCGTCGGTTCAGCCGTTCCCGCTTCCCGCGAGATCAAGCTGGAAGTGAATCTCAAGGATATTGGTACCGACTTTTTCCTGGAGCGTCGCGAGATCGGTATTATCAATATCGGTGCAGCCGGAACGGTAACAGCCGATGGAGAAAAGTATGAAATTGGCGCTTTTGAATGTCTGTATGTATCGCTTGGAACCAAGGAAGTCAGCTTTGCGAGCGGTGGCAGCGAGCCGGCCAAATTCTACTTTGTGTCCACACCGGCACACAAAGCCTATCCAACGACCAAAGCAACCAAAGAAGACGCAACCCCAAGCCATCTGGGCGATATCAAAACATCCAATGAACGTACGATCTACAAATACATTCACCAGGGCGGTATCCAGAGCTGTCAGCTGGTCATGGGTATTACCGAACTGGCACCGGGCAATATGTGGAATACGATGCCTTCTCATACCCATAACCGTCGTTCAGAAGTATATCTGTACTTTAACCTGCCGGAAGATGCAGTGGTATTCCACTTTATGGGCGAACCGCAGGAGACCAAGCACCTCGTTATGCGTGACGGACAGGTTGCCATTTCGCCGAGCTGGTCGATTCACAGTGGAGTAGGTACGAGCAATTATACGTTCTGCTGGGCGATGGCCGGCGAGAATCAAACATTCGATGATATGGACGCAGTAGCCATGAAGGATTTAAAATAA
- a CDS encoding response regulator transcription factor: MVRILIADDDASILELIYMYLTREGYTVHRARDGREAFDMLSDGKWDLIILDVMMPHMDGWELCMDIRRYYGDVPILLVTAKGEAEDKIKGFRLGTDDYLAKPFVPEELVMRVKALLRRYRIFAGESLTIGNVRLDASTKEADIGGTLQSLPAKEFELIYTLAGFPGQIFTRDQLIEKIWGHDYDGDERTVDVHIKRLRDRFSEENGFVIQTIRGIGYRIEVKMD; this comes from the coding sequence ATGGTACGTATTCTAATTGCTGATGATGATGCATCCATACTGGAATTGATTTATATGTATTTGACCCGTGAGGGGTATACTGTGCACCGGGCACGGGATGGCCGGGAAGCTTTTGACATGCTGAGTGACGGTAAATGGGACCTGATTATTCTGGATGTAATGATGCCGCATATGGATGGCTGGGAGCTGTGTATGGATATCCGCCGTTATTATGGAGATGTGCCGATCTTGCTCGTAACCGCAAAAGGAGAAGCCGAAGACAAAATCAAAGGCTTCCGGCTCGGTACCGATGATTATCTCGCCAAGCCCTTTGTACCGGAAGAATTGGTCATGCGGGTAAAAGCATTGCTGCGACGGTACCGCATTTTTGCGGGTGAATCGCTGACGATCGGCAATGTCAGACTGGATGCTTCTACCAAAGAAGCCGATATAGGCGGCACTTTGCAATCCCTTCCTGCCAAGGAATTCGAGCTGATCTACACGCTCGCCGGATTCCCCGGACAGATCTTTACCCGGGACCAGCTGATCGAGAAAATCTGGGGTCACGATTATGACGGGGATGAGCGTACGGTAGATGTGCATATCAAGCGGCTGCGCGACCGATTCTCCGAAGAGAATGGGTTTGTAATCCAGACGATTCGGGGAATCGGATACCGGATCGAGGTGAAAATGGATTGA
- a CDS encoding sensor histidine kinase, translated as MKNIYSQLVLTFILVIVASFVVTLLLSDWVFQRQQVNFVEDRILTDARAMADIQSSLPESMMQKYLDSQGGQLQIVVVGENGSEYRSTGDGPGGPPGLSSSPSSTNSSNTSPSRTAQQSDESESSSLPAATGNDSQLSADRSSSAAPASGNGGNGNPPPDNDPAGQWVIPEQVQQLVLKGQTYHPANSQDNKAPGVPSLNFFFNTKSSEDKTPRYVGVPFERNGEHYALFVRPSPGHFVNQFNNWMILVLSVMLVTGVLLFLFAARLIARPINKLSEATRLVAQGDYSVRVNLKRRDEIGELGNNFNQMTSQLSKIEAMRQEFVSNVSHEIQTPLTSIRGFAGALRDSATEEQVRHLQIIEQESERLSKLSSNLLKLASLDVVKLNTRPFRLDEQIRMSVVSCVPMWMAKQIDLSADLDKIQFTGDEDLLSQVWMNLLSNAIKFTPDHGNIYITLTQDEQWIQVSVQDTGCGITEEHRQHIFERFYKADTSRNSATGGNGLGLSIVHKIVGLHGGRIEVDSAPEQGTIMRVYLPGDAGTTV; from the coding sequence TTGAAAAATATCTACAGCCAGTTGGTGCTGACCTTTATCCTCGTGATCGTCGCCAGCTTCGTAGTTACTCTGCTGCTATCTGACTGGGTATTCCAGCGTCAACAGGTGAACTTTGTGGAAGACCGGATTCTTACAGATGCGCGAGCAATGGCGGATATCCAGTCTTCTCTGCCGGAATCCATGATGCAGAAGTATCTGGACAGCCAGGGCGGTCAGCTGCAGATCGTTGTTGTCGGAGAAAATGGCTCGGAGTACCGCTCTACCGGCGATGGTCCCGGCGGTCCTCCCGGATTGTCTTCTTCTCCTTCCTCTACGAACAGCAGCAACACTTCGCCTTCCCGTACTGCGCAGCAATCGGATGAGTCCGAAAGTTCTTCTTTACCAGCAGCTACCGGAAATGACAGTCAGCTATCTGCTGACCGTTCTTCTTCGGCAGCTCCGGCATCGGGCAATGGCGGTAATGGCAATCCACCTCCGGATAATGATCCGGCAGGACAATGGGTAATTCCCGAGCAAGTACAACAGCTGGTGCTGAAGGGTCAGACGTATCATCCGGCTAATTCGCAGGATAACAAGGCTCCCGGTGTACCGAGCCTGAATTTCTTTTTCAATACTAAATCGTCCGAGGATAAAACACCGCGATATGTAGGCGTACCGTTTGAACGAAATGGCGAGCATTATGCACTTTTTGTGCGTCCTTCTCCCGGTCACTTTGTGAATCAGTTCAACAACTGGATGATTCTGGTACTGTCGGTCATGCTGGTCACAGGTGTACTGTTGTTCCTGTTCGCCGCCAGACTGATTGCCCGCCCGATCAACAAGCTATCCGAAGCGACCCGTCTCGTCGCCCAGGGAGACTATAGTGTGCGCGTTAATCTCAAGCGCAGGGATGAGATTGGAGAACTGGGTAATAATTTTAACCAGATGACCAGCCAGCTGTCCAAGATCGAAGCGATGCGTCAGGAATTCGTCTCCAATGTATCGCACGAGATCCAGACACCGCTCACCTCGATTCGCGGATTCGCAGGTGCTTTGCGGGATAGCGCTACCGAGGAACAGGTACGGCATCTACAGATTATCGAGCAGGAAAGCGAACGTCTCTCCAAGCTGAGCAGCAATCTGCTCAAACTGGCCTCTTTGGATGTGGTCAAGCTAAATACACGTCCGTTCCGGCTGGATGAGCAGATACGGATGTCTGTCGTGTCCTGCGTTCCGATGTGGATGGCCAAGCAGATTGATCTATCGGCCGATCTGGACAAAATCCAGTTTACCGGTGATGAGGATCTGCTCAGTCAGGTATGGATGAATCTGCTGTCCAACGCGATCAAGTTCACGCCGGATCATGGAAATATCTATATTACACTGACCCAGGATGAGCAATGGATTCAGGTGTCGGTGCAGGATACCGGCTGCGGGATTACCGAAGAGCATCGGCAGCATATTTTTGAACGCTTTTACAAAGCGGATACATCCCGTAACTCGGCTACAGGAGGCAATGGACTCGGCTTGTCGATCGTCCACAAAATCGTTGGTCTGCATGGCGGACGTATCGAGGTGGACAGCGCTCCGGAGCAGGGGACAATCATGAGAGTGTATTTACCGGGAGATGCGGGAACAACCGTATAA
- a CDS encoding glycosyltransferase family 2 protein: protein MRYSIVVPVYNEEAVVFECYRRLTEVMRQTRESYELIFINDGSRDQTSSMVSQLCSSDPAVKLIEFSRNFGHQIAITAGMDHAQGDAIVVIDADLQDPPELILEMIGKWKEGYDVVYATRAERKGETGFKKWSAAAFYRTLNKLSDIDIPLDTGDFRLIDRKVCEAMKSLKETNRFVRGLVSWVGFRQTSISYVREERFAGETKYPLKKMLKFASDALVAFSLKPLRLASILGSIISVFSFVYLLFVVGQKLLHFSTTPGWASVIACILFLNGIMLIILGVIGEYIGRIYDEVKQRPLYLVQETKNFSQEQQRPVSEQRPMIQEQRYVGF, encoded by the coding sequence ATGCGATACTCGATTGTCGTTCCGGTGTATAACGAGGAAGCTGTCGTATTTGAATGCTATCGCCGCCTGACCGAAGTAATGAGACAGACACGGGAAAGCTATGAACTGATTTTTATTAATGATGGAAGCCGGGACCAGACCTCTTCGATGGTTAGCCAGCTATGCAGCAGCGATCCGGCAGTGAAGCTGATTGAATTTTCCCGTAATTTTGGTCATCAGATTGCGATTACGGCAGGAATGGATCATGCACAGGGCGACGCTATTGTCGTGATTGATGCCGATCTGCAGGATCCGCCTGAGCTGATTCTGGAGATGATCGGGAAATGGAAAGAAGGCTACGATGTTGTCTACGCCACACGCGCCGAACGCAAAGGCGAGACCGGATTCAAAAAATGGTCGGCGGCTGCCTTTTACCGGACACTCAACAAGCTGAGCGATATTGATATTCCGCTCGATACCGGTGACTTCCGCCTGATCGACCGCAAAGTATGCGAAGCGATGAAAAGCCTCAAGGAAACGAACCGCTTTGTACGTGGTCTGGTGAGCTGGGTGGGATTCCGCCAGACCTCTATCTCCTACGTACGGGAAGAACGCTTTGCCGGCGAGACCAAATATCCTCTGAAAAAAATGCTCAAGTTTGCTTCGGATGCCCTGGTGGCTTTCTCCCTGAAGCCGCTGCGGCTGGCCAGTATACTCGGTAGTATTATCTCTGTATTCAGTTTTGTTTATTTGTTGTTCGTCGTCGGGCAGAAGCTGCTGCACTTCTCTACAACGCCCGGCTGGGCATCGGTAATCGCCTGCATTCTGTTCCTTAATGGTATTATGCTGATCATCCTCGGGGTAATCGGCGAATATATCGGCCGGATTTATGATGAGGTCAAGCAGCGCCCATTATATCTGGTACAGGAGACCAAGAATTTCAGTCAGGAGCAGCAGCGTCCTGTCAGTGAACAACGCCCTATGATCCAGGAACAGCGCTATGTTGGTTTCTAA
- a CDS encoding GtrA family protein, with amino-acid sequence MLVSKLFASQAVRFAAVGVSNTAIDFIVFMLLHHLIGVAPAQVISYAAGTANSYFWNRRWTFEQGKGWNIGELLRFLLVNGIVAAITTIAISFMSAVIPVWIAKVAVTLLGLIINFGFSKLWVFR; translated from the coding sequence ATGTTGGTTTCTAAGCTGTTTGCCAGTCAGGCAGTACGATTTGCTGCAGTAGGCGTCTCCAATACAGCCATAGATTTTATCGTCTTTATGCTGCTGCACCATCTGATCGGTGTCGCTCCTGCGCAGGTGATCAGCTATGCTGCCGGTACGGCCAACAGCTATTTCTGGAACCGGCGCTGGACGTTTGAACAGGGCAAGGGCTGGAATATAGGCGAGCTGCTGCGCTTCCTGCTGGTAAATGGTATCGTCGCAGCAATCACGACTATCGCTATCAGCTTTATGTCGGCAGTGATTCCAGTCTGGATCGCCAAAGTAGCCGTTACACTGCTGGGACTTATCATTAATTTTGGCTTCAGCAAATTGTGGGTATTTCGTTAA